From the genome of Oncorhynchus tshawytscha isolate Ot180627B linkage group LG31, Otsh_v2.0, whole genome shotgun sequence, one region includes:
- the LOC112217642 gene encoding transcription factor Sp4 isoform X4, protein MSDQKTEVSGSEEGKPGKKGKRSGSQVQGGQFQGHIVVDAAGNQTLVQQQMELVPAQFTGNGWQIITTAPQMAKDTANQPVAVTLATTSANDSAPAGRKMKAVGGTNTVAANQQVQQQQFQIIQVQNMPSSGGGVQYQVIPHLQTADGQQIHISPQTASLGGQQIHISPQTASLGGQHIHISPAQGGLPEQVQLIQNQSQTQAILQPANQQAILTSSANQTLQLRSAQSFPLQMQTLQGSQTQVMTTVPINIGGMTLALPVMNNLAGSGAVQLVQSADGSFTVANGNQLVTTTAAAVSGAVTVTGSSGGTITTVAGGDGASTDGTQLSSVAGSDGGTERDTQNQPSDQDSQMVQSQANGLQVQSDPPGTIQQVIVGQMGNQLLQQIQIQPQQITQAQIQPQNQFQGQQIQTFQLGPGGTLQPIQAFQNQQVLIRTPTLSPSGQITWQTLQLPGGMSVPQQLTLAPVGGGGFMQLGGAPLTLSAAQINPGSGVQTVSIAGLGTTGVQMQGVPLTFTGLQGQPQGQEGGVKVEPSPVTVTASNVAGSSLSPDQMGSVQSSSDQEGPPSKRLRRVACSCPNCRAGEGRTIGDPSKKKQHVCHMEGCGKVYGKTSHLRAHLRWHTGERPFVCNWIFCGKRFTRSDELQRHRRTHTGEKRFECPECSKRFMRSDHLSKHIKTHLNKKGGASLAIITTDDMENSNQGLGSSPRVVTMATLSQDSAPATPTASSPNQMEREEEEEEEFE, encoded by the exons ATGAGTG ATCAGAAGACTGAAGTGTCAGGATCAGAAGAAGGGAAACCAGGCAAGAAAGGCAAACGTTCCGGATCACAG GTGCAGGgtggacagttccagggtcataTAGTTGTCGACGCAGCAGGTAATCAGACTCTGGTTCAGCAGCAGATGGAACTGGTTCCTGCCCAGTTCACTGGAAACGGCTGGCAGATCATCACTACTGCTCCCCAAATGGCCAAGGACACTGCCAATCAACCCGTCGCCGTGACGCTGGCCACCACTTCAGCCAATGACAGTGCTCCGGCAGGCCGTAAGATGAAGGCTGTGGGCGGGACTAACACCGTAGCAGCCAATCAGCaggtgcagcagcagcagttccAGATCATCCAG GTGCAAAACATGCCGTCGTCTGGGGGTGGGGTCCAATACCAGGTGATCCCCCACCTGCAGACGGCCGACGGCCAACAGATCCACATCAGCCCCCAGACTGCATCCCTGGGGGGCCAACAGATCCACATCAGCCCCCAGACTGCATCCCTGGGCGGGCAGCACATTCACATCAG tcCGGCCCAGGGGGGTCTACCAGAGCAGGTCCAGCTGATCCAGAACCAATCCCAGACCCAGGCAATCCTACAGCCAGCCAATCAGCAAGCCATCCTCACTAGTTCAGCCAATCAGACGTTGCAGCTTCGTTCCGCCCAGTCCTTCCCGTTGCAGATGCAGACCTTACAGGGCTCCCAGACCCAGGTCatgactacagtacccataaacATTGGCGGTATGACCCTCGCCCTGCCGGTCATGAATAATTTAGCCGGGAGCGGAGCCGTGCAGCTTGTCCAATCAGCCGATGGCAGCTTTACCGTAGCTAACGGCAACCAGCTTGTAACGACAACTGCAGCGGCGGTGTCCGGGGCAGTTACTGTTACCGGGTCGTCTGGTGGTACTATAACAACTGTTGCCGGGGGGGATGGAGCGTCGACAGACGGAACACAGCTGAGTTCTGTAGCCGGGTCGGACGGAGGtacggagagagacacacagaaccaACCCAGCGACCAGGACTCTCAGAtg GTCCAGAGCCAGGCCAACGGACTGCAGGTCCAATCAGATCCTCCAGGGACCATCCAGCAGGTCATCGTGGGACAG ATGGGCAACCAGTTGTTGCAGCAGATCCAGATCCAGCCACAGCAGATCACACAGGCCCAGATCCAGCCACAGAACcag TTCCAGGGCCAGCAGATCCAAACCTTTCAGTTAGGACCAGGCGGGACCCTACAGCCCATACAAGCCTTCCAGAACCAACAG GTTCTGATCCGAACCCCAACCCTCTCTCCGTCGGGTCAGATCACGTGGCAGACCCTGCAGCTCCCCGGGGGAATGTCTGTGCCCCAGCAGCTGACCCTGGCCCCTGTGGGCGGGGGGGGATTCATGCAGCTGGGGGGGGCTCCCCTGACGCTGAGCGCAGCCCAGATCAACCCTGGGTCGGGGGTGCAGACAGTCAGCATTGCCGGGCTGGGCACCACTGGGGTACAGATGCAGGGGGTACCCCTCACCTTTACTGGACTACAGg GTCAGCCGCAGGGTCAGGAGGGGGGAGTTAAGGTCGAGCCATCCCCGGTGACGGTAACCGCGAGTAACGTTGCGGGGTCATCGCTTAGTCCAGACCAGATGGGTTCTGTCCAGAGTTCATCAGACCAGGAAGGACCGCCCAGCAAGAGGCTTCGCAGGGTGGCGTGCTCCTGTCCGAACTGTAGGGCCGGAGAGGGGAG GACCATTGGAGACCCATCTAAGAAGAAGCAGCATGTGTGTCACATGGAGGGCTGTGGAAAGGTTTACG GTAAGACCAGTCACCTGAGAGCTCACCTCCGCTGGCACACAGGAGAAAGACCCTtcgtctgcaactggatcttctGTGGCAAGAGGTTCACACGCTCGGACGAACTGCAGAgacacagacggacacacacag gagagaagaGGTTTGAGTGTCCAGAGTGCAGTAAGCGTTTCATGCGTAGTGACCATCTCTCCAAACACATCAAAACCCACCTGAACAAGAAGGGAGGGGCTTCTCTCGCCATCATCACCACCGACGACATGGAAAATTCTAACCAGGGCTTAGGCTCCTCCCCTCGCGTCGTAACTATGGCGACGCTCTCCCAGGACTCCGCCCCCGCCACGCCAACAGCCTCCTCGCCGAAtcaaatggagagagaagaggaggaagaggaggagtttgAGTAG
- the LOC112217642 gene encoding transcription factor Sp4 isoform X3, whose product MALLWKDSQTSPLALLAATCSKIGVQGGVEGQVQGGQFQGHIVVDAAGNQTLVQQQMELVPAQFTGNGWQIITTAPQMAKDTANQPVAVTLATTSANDSAPAGRKMKAVGGTNTVAANQQVQQQQFQIIQVQNMPSSGGGVQYQVIPHLQTADGQQIHISPQTASLGGQQIHISPQTASLGGQHIHISPAQGGLPEQVQLIQNQSQTQAILQPANQQAILTSSANQTLQLRSAQSFPLQMQTLQGSQTQVMTTVPINIGGMTLALPVMNNLAGSGAVQLVQSADGSFTVANGNQLVTTTAAAVSGAVTVTGSSGGTITTVAGGDGASTDGTQLSSVAGSDGGTERDTQNQPSDQDSQMVQSQANGLQVQSDPPGTIQQVIVGQMGNQLLQQIQIQPQQITQAQIQPQNQFQGQQIQTFQLGPGGTLQPIQAFQNQQVLIRTPTLSPSGQITWQTLQLPGGMSVPQQLTLAPVGGGGFMQLGGAPLTLSAAQINPGSGVQTVSIAGLGTTGVQMQGVPLTFTGLQGQPQGQEGGVKVEPSPVTVTASNVAGSSLSPDQMGSVQSSSDQEGPPSKRLRRVACSCPNCRAGEGRTIGDPSKKKQHVCHMEGCGKVYGKTSHLRAHLRWHTGERPFVCNWIFCGKRFTRSDELQRHRRTHTGEKRFECPECSKRFMRSDHLSKHIKTHLNKKGGASLAIITTDDMENSNQGLGSSPRVVTMATLSQDSAPATPTASSPNQMEREEEEEEEFE is encoded by the exons atggctttgttatggaag GATTCCCAGACGTCTCCTCTAGCCCTGCTGGCTGCAACCTGCAGTAAGATAGGAGTtcagggaggagtggagggacaG GTGCAGGgtggacagttccagggtcataTAGTTGTCGACGCAGCAGGTAATCAGACTCTGGTTCAGCAGCAGATGGAACTGGTTCCTGCCCAGTTCACTGGAAACGGCTGGCAGATCATCACTACTGCTCCCCAAATGGCCAAGGACACTGCCAATCAACCCGTCGCCGTGACGCTGGCCACCACTTCAGCCAATGACAGTGCTCCGGCAGGCCGTAAGATGAAGGCTGTGGGCGGGACTAACACCGTAGCAGCCAATCAGCaggtgcagcagcagcagttccAGATCATCCAG GTGCAAAACATGCCGTCGTCTGGGGGTGGGGTCCAATACCAGGTGATCCCCCACCTGCAGACGGCCGACGGCCAACAGATCCACATCAGCCCCCAGACTGCATCCCTGGGGGGCCAACAGATCCACATCAGCCCCCAGACTGCATCCCTGGGCGGGCAGCACATTCACATCAG tcCGGCCCAGGGGGGTCTACCAGAGCAGGTCCAGCTGATCCAGAACCAATCCCAGACCCAGGCAATCCTACAGCCAGCCAATCAGCAAGCCATCCTCACTAGTTCAGCCAATCAGACGTTGCAGCTTCGTTCCGCCCAGTCCTTCCCGTTGCAGATGCAGACCTTACAGGGCTCCCAGACCCAGGTCatgactacagtacccataaacATTGGCGGTATGACCCTCGCCCTGCCGGTCATGAATAATTTAGCCGGGAGCGGAGCCGTGCAGCTTGTCCAATCAGCCGATGGCAGCTTTACCGTAGCTAACGGCAACCAGCTTGTAACGACAACTGCAGCGGCGGTGTCCGGGGCAGTTACTGTTACCGGGTCGTCTGGTGGTACTATAACAACTGTTGCCGGGGGGGATGGAGCGTCGACAGACGGAACACAGCTGAGTTCTGTAGCCGGGTCGGACGGAGGtacggagagagacacacagaaccaACCCAGCGACCAGGACTCTCAGAtg GTCCAGAGCCAGGCCAACGGACTGCAGGTCCAATCAGATCCTCCAGGGACCATCCAGCAGGTCATCGTGGGACAG ATGGGCAACCAGTTGTTGCAGCAGATCCAGATCCAGCCACAGCAGATCACACAGGCCCAGATCCAGCCACAGAACcag TTCCAGGGCCAGCAGATCCAAACCTTTCAGTTAGGACCAGGCGGGACCCTACAGCCCATACAAGCCTTCCAGAACCAACAG GTTCTGATCCGAACCCCAACCCTCTCTCCGTCGGGTCAGATCACGTGGCAGACCCTGCAGCTCCCCGGGGGAATGTCTGTGCCCCAGCAGCTGACCCTGGCCCCTGTGGGCGGGGGGGGATTCATGCAGCTGGGGGGGGCTCCCCTGACGCTGAGCGCAGCCCAGATCAACCCTGGGTCGGGGGTGCAGACAGTCAGCATTGCCGGGCTGGGCACCACTGGGGTACAGATGCAGGGGGTACCCCTCACCTTTACTGGACTACAGg GTCAGCCGCAGGGTCAGGAGGGGGGAGTTAAGGTCGAGCCATCCCCGGTGACGGTAACCGCGAGTAACGTTGCGGGGTCATCGCTTAGTCCAGACCAGATGGGTTCTGTCCAGAGTTCATCAGACCAGGAAGGACCGCCCAGCAAGAGGCTTCGCAGGGTGGCGTGCTCCTGTCCGAACTGTAGGGCCGGAGAGGGGAG GACCATTGGAGACCCATCTAAGAAGAAGCAGCATGTGTGTCACATGGAGGGCTGTGGAAAGGTTTACG GTAAGACCAGTCACCTGAGAGCTCACCTCCGCTGGCACACAGGAGAAAGACCCTtcgtctgcaactggatcttctGTGGCAAGAGGTTCACACGCTCGGACGAACTGCAGAgacacagacggacacacacag gagagaagaGGTTTGAGTGTCCAGAGTGCAGTAAGCGTTTCATGCGTAGTGACCATCTCTCCAAACACATCAAAACCCACCTGAACAAGAAGGGAGGGGCTTCTCTCGCCATCATCACCACCGACGACATGGAAAATTCTAACCAGGGCTTAGGCTCCTCCCCTCGCGTCGTAACTATGGCGACGCTCTCCCAGGACTCCGCCCCCGCCACGCCAACAGCCTCCTCGCCGAAtcaaatggagagagaagaggaggaagaggaggagtttgAGTAG
- the LOC112217642 gene encoding transcription factor Sp4 isoform X1, producing MSDQKTEVSGSEEGKPGKKGKRSGSQEQLAEGPLLQVHLPDSQTSPLALLAATCSKIGVQGGVEGQVQGGQFQGHIVVDAAGNQTLVQQQMELVPAQFTGNGWQIITTAPQMAKDTANQPVAVTLATTSANDSAPAGRKMKAVGGTNTVAANQQVQQQQFQIIQVQNMPSSGGGVQYQVIPHLQTADGQQIHISPQTASLGGQQIHISPQTASLGGQHIHISPAQGGLPEQVQLIQNQSQTQAILQPANQQAILTSSANQTLQLRSAQSFPLQMQTLQGSQTQVMTTVPINIGGMTLALPVMNNLAGSGAVQLVQSADGSFTVANGNQLVTTTAAAVSGAVTVTGSSGGTITTVAGGDGASTDGTQLSSVAGSDGGTERDTQNQPSDQDSQMVQSQANGLQVQSDPPGTIQQVIVGQMGNQLLQQIQIQPQQITQAQIQPQNQFQGQQIQTFQLGPGGTLQPIQAFQNQQVLIRTPTLSPSGQITWQTLQLPGGMSVPQQLTLAPVGGGGFMQLGGAPLTLSAAQINPGSGVQTVSIAGLGTTGVQMQGVPLTFTGLQGQPQGQEGGVKVEPSPVTVTASNVAGSSLSPDQMGSVQSSSDQEGPPSKRLRRVACSCPNCRAGEGRTIGDPSKKKQHVCHMEGCGKVYGKTSHLRAHLRWHTGERPFVCNWIFCGKRFTRSDELQRHRRTHTGEKRFECPECSKRFMRSDHLSKHIKTHLNKKGGASLAIITTDDMENSNQGLGSSPRVVTMATLSQDSAPATPTASSPNQMEREEEEEEEFE from the exons ATGAGTG ATCAGAAGACTGAAGTGTCAGGATCAGAAGAAGGGAAACCAGGCAAGAAAGGCAAACGTTCCGGATCACAG GAACAGCTCGCTGAGGggcctcttctccaggttcatctccct GATTCCCAGACGTCTCCTCTAGCCCTGCTGGCTGCAACCTGCAGTAAGATAGGAGTtcagggaggagtggagggacaG GTGCAGGgtggacagttccagggtcataTAGTTGTCGACGCAGCAGGTAATCAGACTCTGGTTCAGCAGCAGATGGAACTGGTTCCTGCCCAGTTCACTGGAAACGGCTGGCAGATCATCACTACTGCTCCCCAAATGGCCAAGGACACTGCCAATCAACCCGTCGCCGTGACGCTGGCCACCACTTCAGCCAATGACAGTGCTCCGGCAGGCCGTAAGATGAAGGCTGTGGGCGGGACTAACACCGTAGCAGCCAATCAGCaggtgcagcagcagcagttccAGATCATCCAG GTGCAAAACATGCCGTCGTCTGGGGGTGGGGTCCAATACCAGGTGATCCCCCACCTGCAGACGGCCGACGGCCAACAGATCCACATCAGCCCCCAGACTGCATCCCTGGGGGGCCAACAGATCCACATCAGCCCCCAGACTGCATCCCTGGGCGGGCAGCACATTCACATCAG tcCGGCCCAGGGGGGTCTACCAGAGCAGGTCCAGCTGATCCAGAACCAATCCCAGACCCAGGCAATCCTACAGCCAGCCAATCAGCAAGCCATCCTCACTAGTTCAGCCAATCAGACGTTGCAGCTTCGTTCCGCCCAGTCCTTCCCGTTGCAGATGCAGACCTTACAGGGCTCCCAGACCCAGGTCatgactacagtacccataaacATTGGCGGTATGACCCTCGCCCTGCCGGTCATGAATAATTTAGCCGGGAGCGGAGCCGTGCAGCTTGTCCAATCAGCCGATGGCAGCTTTACCGTAGCTAACGGCAACCAGCTTGTAACGACAACTGCAGCGGCGGTGTCCGGGGCAGTTACTGTTACCGGGTCGTCTGGTGGTACTATAACAACTGTTGCCGGGGGGGATGGAGCGTCGACAGACGGAACACAGCTGAGTTCTGTAGCCGGGTCGGACGGAGGtacggagagagacacacagaaccaACCCAGCGACCAGGACTCTCAGAtg GTCCAGAGCCAGGCCAACGGACTGCAGGTCCAATCAGATCCTCCAGGGACCATCCAGCAGGTCATCGTGGGACAG ATGGGCAACCAGTTGTTGCAGCAGATCCAGATCCAGCCACAGCAGATCACACAGGCCCAGATCCAGCCACAGAACcag TTCCAGGGCCAGCAGATCCAAACCTTTCAGTTAGGACCAGGCGGGACCCTACAGCCCATACAAGCCTTCCAGAACCAACAG GTTCTGATCCGAACCCCAACCCTCTCTCCGTCGGGTCAGATCACGTGGCAGACCCTGCAGCTCCCCGGGGGAATGTCTGTGCCCCAGCAGCTGACCCTGGCCCCTGTGGGCGGGGGGGGATTCATGCAGCTGGGGGGGGCTCCCCTGACGCTGAGCGCAGCCCAGATCAACCCTGGGTCGGGGGTGCAGACAGTCAGCATTGCCGGGCTGGGCACCACTGGGGTACAGATGCAGGGGGTACCCCTCACCTTTACTGGACTACAGg GTCAGCCGCAGGGTCAGGAGGGGGGAGTTAAGGTCGAGCCATCCCCGGTGACGGTAACCGCGAGTAACGTTGCGGGGTCATCGCTTAGTCCAGACCAGATGGGTTCTGTCCAGAGTTCATCAGACCAGGAAGGACCGCCCAGCAAGAGGCTTCGCAGGGTGGCGTGCTCCTGTCCGAACTGTAGGGCCGGAGAGGGGAG GACCATTGGAGACCCATCTAAGAAGAAGCAGCATGTGTGTCACATGGAGGGCTGTGGAAAGGTTTACG GTAAGACCAGTCACCTGAGAGCTCACCTCCGCTGGCACACAGGAGAAAGACCCTtcgtctgcaactggatcttctGTGGCAAGAGGTTCACACGCTCGGACGAACTGCAGAgacacagacggacacacacag gagagaagaGGTTTGAGTGTCCAGAGTGCAGTAAGCGTTTCATGCGTAGTGACCATCTCTCCAAACACATCAAAACCCACCTGAACAAGAAGGGAGGGGCTTCTCTCGCCATCATCACCACCGACGACATGGAAAATTCTAACCAGGGCTTAGGCTCCTCCCCTCGCGTCGTAACTATGGCGACGCTCTCCCAGGACTCCGCCCCCGCCACGCCAACAGCCTCCTCGCCGAAtcaaatggagagagaagaggaggaagaggaggagtttgAGTAG
- the LOC112217642 gene encoding transcription factor Sp4 isoform X2 produces MSDQKTEVSGSEEGKPGKKGKRSGSQDSQTSPLALLAATCSKIGVQGGVEGQVQGGQFQGHIVVDAAGNQTLVQQQMELVPAQFTGNGWQIITTAPQMAKDTANQPVAVTLATTSANDSAPAGRKMKAVGGTNTVAANQQVQQQQFQIIQVQNMPSSGGGVQYQVIPHLQTADGQQIHISPQTASLGGQQIHISPQTASLGGQHIHISPAQGGLPEQVQLIQNQSQTQAILQPANQQAILTSSANQTLQLRSAQSFPLQMQTLQGSQTQVMTTVPINIGGMTLALPVMNNLAGSGAVQLVQSADGSFTVANGNQLVTTTAAAVSGAVTVTGSSGGTITTVAGGDGASTDGTQLSSVAGSDGGTERDTQNQPSDQDSQMVQSQANGLQVQSDPPGTIQQVIVGQMGNQLLQQIQIQPQQITQAQIQPQNQFQGQQIQTFQLGPGGTLQPIQAFQNQQVLIRTPTLSPSGQITWQTLQLPGGMSVPQQLTLAPVGGGGFMQLGGAPLTLSAAQINPGSGVQTVSIAGLGTTGVQMQGVPLTFTGLQGQPQGQEGGVKVEPSPVTVTASNVAGSSLSPDQMGSVQSSSDQEGPPSKRLRRVACSCPNCRAGEGRTIGDPSKKKQHVCHMEGCGKVYGKTSHLRAHLRWHTGERPFVCNWIFCGKRFTRSDELQRHRRTHTGEKRFECPECSKRFMRSDHLSKHIKTHLNKKGGASLAIITTDDMENSNQGLGSSPRVVTMATLSQDSAPATPTASSPNQMEREEEEEEEFE; encoded by the exons ATGAGTG ATCAGAAGACTGAAGTGTCAGGATCAGAAGAAGGGAAACCAGGCAAGAAAGGCAAACGTTCCGGATCACAG GATTCCCAGACGTCTCCTCTAGCCCTGCTGGCTGCAACCTGCAGTAAGATAGGAGTtcagggaggagtggagggacaG GTGCAGGgtggacagttccagggtcataTAGTTGTCGACGCAGCAGGTAATCAGACTCTGGTTCAGCAGCAGATGGAACTGGTTCCTGCCCAGTTCACTGGAAACGGCTGGCAGATCATCACTACTGCTCCCCAAATGGCCAAGGACACTGCCAATCAACCCGTCGCCGTGACGCTGGCCACCACTTCAGCCAATGACAGTGCTCCGGCAGGCCGTAAGATGAAGGCTGTGGGCGGGACTAACACCGTAGCAGCCAATCAGCaggtgcagcagcagcagttccAGATCATCCAG GTGCAAAACATGCCGTCGTCTGGGGGTGGGGTCCAATACCAGGTGATCCCCCACCTGCAGACGGCCGACGGCCAACAGATCCACATCAGCCCCCAGACTGCATCCCTGGGGGGCCAACAGATCCACATCAGCCCCCAGACTGCATCCCTGGGCGGGCAGCACATTCACATCAG tcCGGCCCAGGGGGGTCTACCAGAGCAGGTCCAGCTGATCCAGAACCAATCCCAGACCCAGGCAATCCTACAGCCAGCCAATCAGCAAGCCATCCTCACTAGTTCAGCCAATCAGACGTTGCAGCTTCGTTCCGCCCAGTCCTTCCCGTTGCAGATGCAGACCTTACAGGGCTCCCAGACCCAGGTCatgactacagtacccataaacATTGGCGGTATGACCCTCGCCCTGCCGGTCATGAATAATTTAGCCGGGAGCGGAGCCGTGCAGCTTGTCCAATCAGCCGATGGCAGCTTTACCGTAGCTAACGGCAACCAGCTTGTAACGACAACTGCAGCGGCGGTGTCCGGGGCAGTTACTGTTACCGGGTCGTCTGGTGGTACTATAACAACTGTTGCCGGGGGGGATGGAGCGTCGACAGACGGAACACAGCTGAGTTCTGTAGCCGGGTCGGACGGAGGtacggagagagacacacagaaccaACCCAGCGACCAGGACTCTCAGAtg GTCCAGAGCCAGGCCAACGGACTGCAGGTCCAATCAGATCCTCCAGGGACCATCCAGCAGGTCATCGTGGGACAG ATGGGCAACCAGTTGTTGCAGCAGATCCAGATCCAGCCACAGCAGATCACACAGGCCCAGATCCAGCCACAGAACcag TTCCAGGGCCAGCAGATCCAAACCTTTCAGTTAGGACCAGGCGGGACCCTACAGCCCATACAAGCCTTCCAGAACCAACAG GTTCTGATCCGAACCCCAACCCTCTCTCCGTCGGGTCAGATCACGTGGCAGACCCTGCAGCTCCCCGGGGGAATGTCTGTGCCCCAGCAGCTGACCCTGGCCCCTGTGGGCGGGGGGGGATTCATGCAGCTGGGGGGGGCTCCCCTGACGCTGAGCGCAGCCCAGATCAACCCTGGGTCGGGGGTGCAGACAGTCAGCATTGCCGGGCTGGGCACCACTGGGGTACAGATGCAGGGGGTACCCCTCACCTTTACTGGACTACAGg GTCAGCCGCAGGGTCAGGAGGGGGGAGTTAAGGTCGAGCCATCCCCGGTGACGGTAACCGCGAGTAACGTTGCGGGGTCATCGCTTAGTCCAGACCAGATGGGTTCTGTCCAGAGTTCATCAGACCAGGAAGGACCGCCCAGCAAGAGGCTTCGCAGGGTGGCGTGCTCCTGTCCGAACTGTAGGGCCGGAGAGGGGAG GACCATTGGAGACCCATCTAAGAAGAAGCAGCATGTGTGTCACATGGAGGGCTGTGGAAAGGTTTACG GTAAGACCAGTCACCTGAGAGCTCACCTCCGCTGGCACACAGGAGAAAGACCCTtcgtctgcaactggatcttctGTGGCAAGAGGTTCACACGCTCGGACGAACTGCAGAgacacagacggacacacacag gagagaagaGGTTTGAGTGTCCAGAGTGCAGTAAGCGTTTCATGCGTAGTGACCATCTCTCCAAACACATCAAAACCCACCTGAACAAGAAGGGAGGGGCTTCTCTCGCCATCATCACCACCGACGACATGGAAAATTCTAACCAGGGCTTAGGCTCCTCCCCTCGCGTCGTAACTATGGCGACGCTCTCCCAGGACTCCGCCCCCGCCACGCCAACAGCCTCCTCGCCGAAtcaaatggagagagaagaggaggaagaggaggagtttgAGTAG